GGTTTAATTTCTTTGAACCTGAAACAGGGCGTGTTATTCACAATTTTGGCATAGATGTGGGCGGTGATCAGGCCACGACACACACTTATAGTTATCATGGAGATCGCGCGCCTCAGGTTGATCCCAAGCAGTTGCTCAAGGATAAAGACGATGCGATCCGTAGAATTCTAAATAAAATGTATGTCAAGGTCATGAAGAAGCTTGTTGCAGAACTCACTGATGCCAATATTAATCGCTATAGAGACGCTATAGAAAAAATTAAGAAATAATTGTCTGTGGCGCTTAAGGTGGTGGAATGCATAGATTGAGGATGTCCCAAAAGCTTTATGGGGGCTTTGGAATTGTCATCATTTTGATGGTGATCTTAAGTGTTGTGGGAGTGATTCGTGTGCATACCATTAACCAAACTCTTACAGAGATCACCGACTACAACGCGGTAAAACAACGCTATACCATCAATATGCGTGGCAGTGTGCACGATCGTGCTATTGCCGTGCGCGATGTGGTGATCGCGCAGGATAAAGAGATGTTAGGGGTGCAAATCGCCCTAATTCGCAAACTTCATGGGGATTACCAGGAAGCTAAGAAATTGATGGAGACAATGTTCACGCATTTTCCTAACCATATTAGTGATGAAGAGCGGACACTTTATGCGACCATCAATGGTATCGAAGCCATAGCTCTCCCTCAAATCAATAAACTTATTGACCTCAAACTTGCTGGCAACACCAATGTTGCAACCTTTTTACAACAAGGTTTAGCACAGAATATTGTAAGGTGGCTCGCCTCTATCAATGCTTTCATCGATCATGAAGAGAAGCTTAATAAACGCCTCACCACCAAAGCTAGGAACATCACTAGAGATTTTAGCTATTTGATGGTGAGTTTAACTCTCATTGCGCTTGTAATTGGCTTAGGAATCGCCTTTGCAGTGGTGCGCGATGTAGGAGCTTCTTTGGGGTCTGAACCTGTCTTTATTAAAGAAATCATTAGCACGATTGCTAAGGGCGATCTTTCTAATCAAATACGCACTAAGTTTAAAAACAGTGCTTTGGATGCGATCCAACACATGCAAGCGTCTATGGTAACTATTATTCAAGAAATCCGCCAATCTTCTATGGATATTTACCACAAATCTACCCAAGCCTCAGAACTATCTCGCATTTCTCAAGAAAATGCCGCCAAACAAGAAAACATGACAGCCGAGCTCATCACGACAATGGAGCATTTGCAGGGAAGTATTGAGGGTGTGAACACCATTATTGCTCAGACAGAGGAAAACTCTTTGCAGAGCGTGGATTTGAGTCAAAAAGGTAAAGAAGCTGTGCAAAATACGGCTCAAGGAATGGCACTCATTAGTCAACGGGCATCTGAGAGTGCGGAGCAGATTCACTTCTTAGACAAACATGCACAAAACATCGGTCATAGTGCTGAACTCATACAAGGTATCGCCGATCAAACTAATCTTTTGGCCTTGAATGCGGCCATCGAGGCGGCACGCGCAGGCGAGCATGGACGAGGCTTTGCAGTGGTGGCCGATGAAATTCGCAAATTGGCCGAGCACACTAGCAACGCAACCAAAGAGATCGATCAAGTGATCAAGCTCATTCAGGATGAAACACGAAAATCGGTCTCTAGCATAGAGAGCATGGGTTCTGAAATTGATAAAAGCCAAGAATACGCTAACCAAGCTTCTTGTGCCTTAGAGGCTATCTACAACAAAGCGGCCAGTTCTTTAGAGGATGCTAAAAGCGTTGTGGTGCACTCAAAAAGTCAGTATCAGGACATCGCCCGTATTGCTAGTGAGATCGATCACATCGCACACATTGCTAAAGAAGTGGTCGCTTCTATGAGCTCAAATAGCCAAGAAATCAGCACCCTTAAGCTCACGGCGCAAAACCTCCAAAAGATCGTGCATAATTTCAGACTCTAATTGTGCTATAATCTACCATCCGCTACAAGTTACTATAAGGAGTTTTAATGAAAATTTTGGTCATTCAAGGGCCTAATTTGAACATGCTAGGGCATAGGGATCCTAGACTTTATGGACCTATTACCCTCGATCAAATCCATGAAAACATGGAAACCTTTGCCAAACAAAACAATCTCGAGTTAGAATTTTTTCAGACAAATTTTGAGGGCGAGATCATCGATCGCATTCAAGAATGCGTAGGGAGTGATTTTGAGGGTATTATCATTAATCCCGGGGCGTTTTCCCACACTTCTATCGCAATTGCCGATGCGATTATGCTTGCAGATATGCCTGTAATTGAAGTGCATTTGAGCAATATTCTTGCCCGCGAAGAGTTTAGGAAGACTAGCTATACGGGGGCTGTGAGCGCGGGCGTGATCACAGGTTTTGGGGCTTTTGGTTACCATGTGGCCTTAATTGCGATGATGCAGATTTTAGCCGAACTCAAAATGATTAAAGAAAATCAGGCCCAAGCTATTTCTCAAGATCAGGGCTAAGGCGTGGAAACACACTTCACCACAGACGAAAACGCTCAATATTTTGAGTGTGGTTACAGTTGCGATCACGGTATCTTTTTGCAATTAGAAGATCGGGCGTTTTTTATCACCGATGCCCGTTACACCGTGGAGGCGCGCCAGAATGTGCGTGCGGAGGTGGAGGTGTTAGAGTCCTCTGATTTATGGGCAAGCGTGCTCGCCCTAGCGCGCAAGACTTCACAACTTTATTTTGATAAAAATCAAATTAGCGTGCAAGTGTATGAACGGCTTGTAGCAGGCTTGCCAGAAACAAAATTGGTAGGCGTAGCAGACTATCATAGAAAAAAACGCCTAGTTAAAAGTGAGGAGGAGATCGCTTTGCTCAAGCGTGCCCAACAACTTAATGTGAACGCTTTTGATGATTTTGCTAAATACCTTGTTGGCGCAGAGGGACAGAGCGAACGCTATTTGCAATTCAAGAGCAAGGAATTTTTGACGCGACTTGGGGAGTTGGATTTAAGCTTTAAGCCTATTGTGGCGATCAATGCTAATGCGGCTAAACCGCACGCTCTGCCTAGTCCAAGTGTGCATCTCAAACACGGGGATTTGTTCTTGGCTGATATGGGGATTAAATATAAGCGTTATTGCGCCGATCGCACCCGCACAGCCTTTTTTGCAGATACGGGTTTTAATTTTAGCAAAGATCAGCACTTTAAAGACAAAGAGTTGCAAAAAATTTATGATGTCGTGCGCAAGGCTCAGGAGACCACTATTGAGCGTCTTAGAGCTGGTATGACTGGCAAGCAAATTGATGCGATCGCACGGGGAGTGATTACTGAGAGTGGCTATGGAGAATTTTTTTCTCACAGCACTGGACATGGCATTGGGTTAGATATCCATGAACTGCCCTTTATTTCTGCGCGCAGTGAAACAGTGATTGAGGATGGCATGGTGTTTTCTATTGAACCGGGGATTTATATTCCGGGCAAGTATGGAGTGCGCATCGAAGACC
This portion of the Helicobacter felis ATCC 49179 genome encodes:
- a CDS encoding methyl-accepting chemotaxis protein: MHRLRMSQKLYGGFGIVIILMVILSVVGVIRVHTINQTLTEITDYNAVKQRYTINMRGSVHDRAIAVRDVVIAQDKEMLGVQIALIRKLHGDYQEAKKLMETMFTHFPNHISDEERTLYATINGIEAIALPQINKLIDLKLAGNTNVATFLQQGLAQNIVRWLASINAFIDHEEKLNKRLTTKARNITRDFSYLMVSLTLIALVIGLGIAFAVVRDVGASLGSEPVFIKEIISTIAKGDLSNQIRTKFKNSALDAIQHMQASMVTIIQEIRQSSMDIYHKSTQASELSRISQENAAKQENMTAELITTMEHLQGSIEGVNTIIAQTEENSLQSVDLSQKGKEAVQNTAQGMALISQRASESAEQIHFLDKHAQNIGHSAELIQGIADQTNLLALNAAIEAARAGEHGRGFAVVADEIRKLAEHTSNATKEIDQVIKLIQDETRKSVSSIESMGSEIDKSQEYANQASCALEAIYNKAASSLEDAKSVVVHSKSQYQDIARIASEIDHIAHIAKEVVASMSSNSQEISTLKLTAQNLQKIVHNFRL
- the aroQ gene encoding type II 3-dehydroquinate dehydratase, coding for MKILVIQGPNLNMLGHRDPRLYGPITLDQIHENMETFAKQNNLELEFFQTNFEGEIIDRIQECVGSDFEGIIINPGAFSHTSIAIADAIMLADMPVIEVHLSNILAREEFRKTSYTGAVSAGVITGFGAFGYHVALIAMMQILAELKMIKENQAQAISQDQG
- a CDS encoding aminopeptidase P family protein, whose protein sequence is METHFTTDENAQYFECGYSCDHGIFLQLEDRAFFITDARYTVEARQNVRAEVEVLESSDLWASVLALARKTSQLYFDKNQISVQVYERLVAGLPETKLVGVADYHRKKRLVKSEEEIALLKRAQQLNVNAFDDFAKYLVGAEGQSERYLQFKSKEFLTRLGELDLSFKPIVAINANAAKPHALPSPSVHLKHGDLFLADMGIKYKRYCADRTRTAFFADTGFNFSKDQHFKDKELQKIYDVVRKAQETTIERLRAGMTGKQIDAIARGVITESGYGEFFSHSTGHGIGLDIHELPFISARSETVIEDGMVFSIEPGIYIPGKYGVRIEDLVVVQNSKATVL